A genomic region of Podarcis raffonei isolate rPodRaf1 chromosome 13, rPodRaf1.pri, whole genome shotgun sequence contains the following coding sequences:
- the LOC128399720 gene encoding olfactory receptor 13H1-like: MNETDITEFVLIGFSGHPKTKIGLAALMTIIYLGNIIGNGLILFVVIADPRLHNPMYFFLCNLSIIDICLCTSSVPQSIANCLVDRPVMSFAKCYIQMYTGIYLGSTECFLLAFMAYDRYVAISNPLRYMLIMNWKVCIVLAIVSWTMAFLLAIVPCLANPAHFCGHNEVDHFACELTALMKLICSNMAVGQLTMYFTSTCTVLFPFCFILFSYARILVAILRIHSSGSRLKAFSTCGSHLVVVLVFFGNSIITYIKPQSKDSHTIDKIIYIFNAALIPMLNPLIYTLRNQDVLGALKRLVEKKLQS; this comes from the coding sequence ATGAATGAGACTGACATCACTGAATTTGTCCTCATTGGCTTTTCTGgacatcccaaaacaaagataggATTGGCGGCTTTAATGACCATCATCTACTTAGGAAACATAATCGGAAATGGACTCATTCTATTTGTAGTCATAGCTGATCCTCGGCTCCATAATCCAATGTACTTCTTCCTTTGTAATCTGTCCATCATTGATATCTGTCTTTGTACATCTTCAGTTCCACAATCTATTGCCAACTGTTTGGTGGACAGACCCGTCATGTCTTTTGCTAAATGTTACATTCAGATGTACACTGGTATATACCTTGGATCAACAGAATGTTTCTTGTTGGCATTCATGGCTTATGACCGGTATGTTGCCATTTCCAATCCGCTCCGTTATATGCTTATCATGAATTGGAAAGTTTGCATTGTTTTGGCTATTGTATCATGGACAATGGCCTTCTTACTTGCTATTGTTCCCTGTCTTGCAAATCCTGCCCATTTCTGTGGACATAATGAGGTGGATCATTTTGCATGTGAGCTCACAGCCCtcatgaaattaatttgttctaaCATGGCTGTGGGACAACTGACAATGTACTTCACCAGCACCTGCACAGTCCTTTTCCCCTTCTGTTTCATCCTCTTTTCTTATGCACGTATCCTTGTGGCCATTTTGAGAATCCATTCATCTGGAAGCAGACTGAAAGCTTTCTCTACTTGTGGATCTCACCTAGTTGTAGTGCTGGTGTTCTTTGGAAATTCTATAATCACATATATCAAACCTCAATCTAAGGACAGTCATACTAttgataaaattatttatatctttAACGCAGCACTGATACCCATGTTAAACCCTTTAATCTATACACTGAGAAACCAGGATGTCTTAGGAGCACTTAAAAGGCTGGTGGAGAAGAAACTGCAGTCATAG